TTTCACCTGCGCCGGTACCTGCTCCGCGGCTTCTCCCAGGTACTTCAGGGTGATATTGCCTCCGGCGCTGAAGCCAGTCAGGAACACGGTGGAATACTGCTTTTTTGCCAGCGCGTGGTGCAGGACCGTGTGCAGATCTTCGGTGGCGCCGAGGTGGTAGGAACGGAGCAGTTTGTTCGGCTCCCCGCTGCAGCTGCGGTAGTTCCAGGCCAACGCATCTACCCCGCGGGCATTAAAGGCTTTCACCATGCCCATCATGTACGGCCGCGCCGTGTCTCCCTCCAGGCCGTGCGAGAGCACGATCAGGGAATCTGAACCCACGCAGGACCAGTCGATGTCTAGGAAGTCCTGGTCAGGCGTTAACAGGCGCTCCCGCTTGTACTGCACCCCCTCCACCTGCCGGAATAAGCTGGGGACAACGGTTTGCAGGTGTCCGTTAAAAAGATAAAAAGGGGCTTTGTGGGAGGATGGAACAAGTGGCATGAGGGTA
Above is a window of Pontibacter akesuensis DNA encoding:
- a CDS encoding YheT family hydrolase, giving the protein MPLVPSSHKAPFYLFNGHLQTVVPSLFRQVEGVQYKRERLLTPDQDFLDIDWSCVGSDSLIVLSHGLEGDTARPYMMGMVKAFNARGVDALAWNYRSCSGEPNKLLRSYHLGATEDLHTVLHHALAKKQYSTVFLTGFSAGGNITLKYLGEAAEQVPAQVKRVAVFSTPVDLKGSAQKISRIYTQRFLRTLGKKLEQKQQMYPDQLDLSGYSLQWSFPEFDDRYTAPIHGFKNAEDYYARVSSKQFLKNIRIPTLLVNAKNDPFLSPSCYPIQEAEANPNFYLEMPEQGGHVGFAVGFRRKRNYAEERAVQFLLEG